A window of the Haloterrigena turkmenica DSM 5511 genome harbors these coding sequences:
- a CDS encoding winged helix-turn-helix transcriptional regulator gives MSRATQPMDADNMRDADWAIVDVLREGRANAPLIAEETGYSSQYIRERLGRLKQDNIVKPLGHGIYEVVPEELPDE, from the coding sequence ATGAGTAGAGCAACTCAACCTATGGATGCAGACAACATGCGAGATGCTGACTGGGCAATTGTAGACGTGCTTCGTGAAGGGAGAGCGAATGCGCCATTAATTGCTGAAGAGACGGGATATTCCTCGCAATATATTCGCGAGCGTCTTGGGCGGTTGAAGCAGGATAATATCGTTAAGCCGCTTGGTCACGGAATATATGAGGTTGTTCCTGAAGAGTTGCCAGATGAATAA